Genomic DNA from Candidatus Aminicenantes bacterium:
GCTTCCTCGATCCGGGCAGCGACTTCGCCGGCCGTGATCGCCTTGAGGCATTCGATGGTGTCGCAGGCGCGCTTGTAGCAGCGGTTGCAGGCCAGTTCGGGATGGATGACCTTGTCGCGCTCCCGGAACGGGCCGTTGCGGCGTGGGTCGGTCGGTCCGAACAGGCCGACAATCGGGACGTCCAGCGCGGCGGCCGCTTGGAGGGCGAACGTATCGCCGCTCACTAGCAGCCTGGCCGAGGCGATGAGGGCCATGCTTTCCTGGATCGTCAAAAACGGGACGATTGCGGTCGGCCGTGGATGCTCGGCTCCGGCGACCTCCTCGGCCAAGGCTTTTTCGTCGGGGGAACCCCAGAGAAGGACGGGGAATCGATCGGGGCGCGCGATGCCGGCGATCGTCTCGCGCCAGCGCTCGGGGAACCAGCGCTTGGTGGGCCAAGCGGCCCCGACGTTGAAGACGACGATTCGGGCCCGGCCGTCCCAGCCGAGCCCTCGAAGCGTTTCGTGGGCCGCCTTCCGGGCTGGGTCGGGGACGCGGAGCGGGAAGGCTATGTCCGTCTCGGTGATCCCGAGAACAGTCAGTAGGTGAATATTCTTGCGGATCACATGCTCGGTCTCGGGGTACGGCGCCGCGTGTTCTGTGTAGAAGATGCGGACCGCGGGCTCCCGAAGGTTATCGCGATGGAATCCGATCCGGCGCTTGGCCCCGGACAGAAAGCCGATCAGGCCGGATTTGAGCAGACCCTGGAAGTCCAGGCTGGTCTGATCGCGGCCGCGAATAGAACGACGCCAGCCTGGCGATCCCGTCATGACGATTCCGTCCAAGCCTTCGACCCAGTCCAGGATGGCCCGGCCTTTGTCGCCGATAATCCAGCGGATCTCGGCCTCTGGCTTGTGCTTGCGGAGCGCGGCCAAAGCAGGTAAGGCGTGGATGATGTCGCCCAACGAGCTGGTCCGGACGATCAGGAAGCGGTCGCTCAACGTGCTCTCCCGGATGCTTTCTTGGCTCTGAGCCTGTGCAGAACGCGGGGGATGACCTCGGAAGTCGAGCGGACTTTGGCGCCGCCGACAATGGCGATCCGGCCGCCGTAGCCCAGGACGACCGCGCGCTCGGGGACGGTTTTTTTCGAGTAATCCGAGCCCTTGGCATGGACATCAGGCTTCAGGGCCAGGAGGATGCGCTCGACGTTGGGCTCATCGAAGATCACGACATGATCGACGCAGGCCATCCCGGACAGGATCGCGGCCCGTTCGGCCTGGGGCAGGAGCGGGCGGCCGGGTCCCTTGAGCCGGCGCAGGGAGGCGTCGCTGTTCAGAGCTACGATCAGGATTTTGCCCAGCCGGGCCGCGGCTTCCAGGTAACGGATGTGGCCCACGTGCAGAAGATCGAATCCGCCGTTGGCCAGGACGACGCGACGGCCTTTGCGGCGCTCGCGCGCCACGATGGTCTTCAGTCCGGCCAGCGTGCGGAGCTTGCTCAAGGTTCGCTGATGAGGGCCTGTTTTAGTTCGAGCGGCGAGATCGTCGCGGTGCCCTTCTTCATGACCACCACACCGCCGGCGCCGTTGGCCAGCCGGGCCGCGTCGGCGGGCGAAGCCCCGCCGGCCAGGGCCGCGGTCAGGACGCTGATGACGGTATCGCCCGCGCCGGTCACGTCGACGATGTCGGAAGGCCCGGAAGCGGAGAGAAACAGAGGCAGCTTGCCCTTTTCGAACAGGGCCATGCCTTTGGATCCGCGGGTGATGAGCAGGGCGGGGGAGCGGAGCTTGCGCAGAAGCGCGGCGCCCGCCTTCCGCACGGCCGGTTCGCCCGCCGCGAGCGAGATCTTAAGGGCGTCTTCGACCTCGGGCTCGTTGGGGGTGGCCAGGGTGACGCCCGGGAACTGTAGCAGGCGGAAGCGCGAGTCCAGGGTCACCGGCCGGCCCTTGGCCTTGAAGTCGGCCAAGACGGCGGGGAAGAGATCGGTCTGGACGGTGGCGTAATGGTAATCGGAGATCAGCAGGGCGTCGGCGGTCCGGCCGGCTT
This window encodes:
- a CDS encoding PfkB family carbohydrate kinase; the encoded protein is MNEETRYLFRIIDTLSHLQVAVWGDFILDEYITGCTRRISREAPVLILAFQKREFALGGAGNALLNLLALGVDAVPIGVVGDDEAGRTIASVLQSAGADTQSLFTAPGFATPLKTRVLAGEDNTKKQQILRIDREGHVPETAGLKKKLRAALAKAGRTADALLISDYHYATVQTDLFPAVLADFKAKGRPVTLDSRFRLLQFPGVTLATPNEPEVEDALKISLAAGEPAVRKAGAALLRKLRSPALLITRGSKGMALFEKGKLPLFLSASGPSDIVDVTGAGDTVISVLTAALAGGASPADAARLANGAGGVVVMKKGTATISPLELKQALISEP
- a CDS encoding glycosyltransferase family 9 protein, yielding MSDRFLIVRTSSLGDIIHALPALAALRKHKPEAEIRWIIGDKGRAILDWVEGLDGIVMTGSPGWRRSIRGRDQTSLDFQGLLKSGLIGFLSGAKRRIGFHRDNLREPAVRIFYTEHAAPYPETEHVIRKNIHLLTVLGITETDIAFPLRVPDPARKAAHETLRGLGWDGRARIVVFNVGAAWPTKRWFPERWRETIAGIARPDRFPVLLWGSPDEKALAEEVAGAEHPRPTAIVPFLTIQESMALIASARLLVSGDTFALQAAAALDVPIVGLFGPTDPRRNGPFRERDKVIHPELACNRCYKRACDTIECLKAITAGEVAARIEEALAEHA
- a CDS encoding adenylyltransferase/cytidyltransferase family protein, translating into MSKLRTLAGLKTIVARERRKGRRVVLANGGFDLLHVGHIRYLEAAARLGKILIVALNSDASLRRLKGPGRPLLPQAERAAILSGMACVDHVVIFDEPNVERILLALKPDVHAKGSDYSKKTVPERAVVLGYGGRIAIVGGAKVRSTSEVIPRVLHRLRAKKASGRAR